The genome window TGAGCTTCGCCGGGTTCAACTTCCTGGATCCGACGGGTGGCGCGGAAGCCGCCGGGCTCCAGTTCGCATCGCTCGCCGGCCTGAACGAATACCGGGCGGTGTTCTCGGGCATGTTTGGCGGGTTGGCGGTCGGGGCCTTCCTCGCCGCCCGGAACCCGGAGAATGTCCTTCTCGGCGACGCGATCGCTCTGGCGGTGCTGGGTGAGGCGATCGCTCGGACTTCGAGCATCGCCATCGACGGGTACCCCGGACCGACGACGTTGCTGCTCCTGGCCACCGAG of Candidatus Binatia bacterium contains these proteins:
- a CDS encoding DUF4345 family protein, translating into MNKLKVRQALLTVLGLVLLSFAGFNFLDPTGGAEAAGLQFASLAGLNEYRAVFSGMFGGLAVGAFLAARNPENVLLGDAIALAVLGEAIARTSSIAIDGYPGPTTLLLLATEIAPLSVLLVRPTPALRERVPVGAAAA